The Deinococcus hopiensis KR-140 sequence CTTGCCCCGCATCTTCCACAAGCTGACCAGCACGCCCCCGCCCAGAATGGCGAGCGTGACCGACAGGCTCACCGCCGCAGGCACCTTGCCGTAGAACTGCGCGTAGAAAATCTTGGCCCCAATAAAGACCAGCGCCAGCGCCAGCGCGGGCTTGAGGGCCGAGAAGCGGTGAAGCAAGGCGTCCAGCGCGAAGTACAGCGCGCGCAGGCCCAGGATGGCGAAGATATTGCTGGTATACACGATGAAGGGGTCTTGCGTGATGGCGAAAATGGCTGGAATGGAATCCACCGCAAACACCAGATCGGCGGTTTCCACCAGCAGGAGCGCGAGGAGGAGCGGCGTGGCGTGGACGCGGAGCCGTCCGGCGGCGTCAGGCAGACGGGCGAGAAAGCGCTCGCCGTCAAGCTTCGGGCTGATGGGGATCACGCGGCCCACGAGCCGCACGGTGGGATGCCGTTCCAGATCTGGGGCGTGGTCCTCCTCACCCTTATTCAGCAGCAGCTTGACGCCTGTGAACAGCAGGAACGCCCCGAACACCCACATCACCCAGTCGAAGGAACTGACCAGGGCTGCGCCCAGGCCGATCATCACGCCGCGCAGCACGAGCACGCCCAGGATGCCCCAGAACAGCACCCGGTGCTGAAGGTGACGCGGAATGGCGAGCGCGCCGAAAATCACCGAGATCACGAAGATGTTGTCGAGGGCCAGCGCTTTTTCCAACGCAAAGCCAGTCAGGTACGCCATGCCGCTGCCCGCACCCAGCGTGGCCCACACCCAGCCGCCGAACAGCAGCGCCACGGTGATGTAAAAGGCGCTGAGCCTCAGGCTGGTGGGCACGCTGATTTCCTGCGGCCACCCACTCCTGCGGCGGTTCAGAACGCCCAAGTCAAAGGCCAGCAGCGCGGCCACCAGCGCCGCAAACACCGCCCACATCCACGTCGGTTTGCCGAGCCAGAGGTCGAAAAGCCAGGGAAACAGTTGCTCCATTGCCGGTTGCTTTCCGGGTGAGGCCATTCGCGCGCTGTCCAGATGGCCACAAGGGAAGGGCCAGACAGAGACAGAAGCGTGTGAAACGGCACGCCCTGCCCAGGTCTGGCCCTTTGTCTGTGTGGAACCGGGATCATCTTCTGATCCGTAATGACGGCTCCACACTCCCCACCGTGCGGTGGGGCGGCGACTCCCCCGGAGTGAGAACAGCGTACCTGCCGGGGGTGAGAGGAACGTGGGGTCCACCAAACGGGCACCGGGCCTGAAAGTCCAACCGTCAAACCGCAAAAGAGTCCCCCTGGGGCTTTGTCGGGCGATTGGCGCCTCCTTATCCAAACTCCGGTTGGGTCATTTACGAAGTGATTTAATCCAGGCAGACTCGCAAAGCTGCGGAGCGAGCAGGAGGAAAACGGGTTCTGGGCGTGGAGTTGGCAGACCGGTGGGATTCAGGTTGGTCAACGGCACACGCAATCCGCGTTACCCCTCCCCGATCTGCCGCAGCCGCTCCACGCGCTCGGCCAGATCGGGGAGACCCAGGCTCCGCAGCGACTTGGCCGCGCGAGTGACGGCGGCCTCGTCCACCCGGTTCTCGTTCCACCCGGCGATCAGCATGGCGCACCCCTGAAGGGCGTCGCTCACCGTCTCGCGGTGAAACATGGCAGCGAGGTTGCCGGGTTGCGGGGGCTGGGTCTGCTGGACCTGCGCCTGCACGTCGAGAACCACCTGCATGAAGACCTGATCGAGTCGGGCGCGGTCATCAGGCGAGAGGGAGGTGCCTGCGGGGTCATGGGTCATGGGAGGCAGTGTAGAGGAGGCCAGAAACAGAAAGGAGGTGGAGCCCCATCGGGCTCCACCTCGGTCGCAGACTGCACTTTTGGCCACCTGCGGTGCAGGGGGACTGCTCAGAACAGCTTAAGCAGGATCAGGGTAACGGCTCCCTGCGCCACGCCCGCCAGCACCAGCGTCACGGCGGCGCTCACGCTGTCTTTCAGGTTCACGCTGGACTGCACCGCCATATACCCGAAGAAGATCATCACGAGCGAGATCACGAAACTGACCAGCCAACCCAGCAGGGGAATAATGCCGATGATCGAGCCGAGAATGCTGAGCGGGACGAAAAACAGGGCGAACGTGTACGCCACTTCCGGATAGGTGCCGGTGCCCCGGAAAAGGCTGCGGCCCACGAAGTACACGGCCCCCGTAAACACCGCGAACTGCAGGGGCACCAGAATCAGGCGGCTGATCAGCTGGCCAAAAAAGGTCACGCCGGGGTGAAAGGGCGCGAACACGGCCCCCACCACAGCCGATACGATGGCCGCGAGCAGCACGTAGGTCAGGGCCTGCTGCAGCCCACCCCGGCGCTCGAAACGCTCGAAGGTGGCGGGGCTGGGCCGGGTCAGCACGGCGAGGCTCTGACCAAACATGTCGGCGAAGGACGCTTGCAGTTGCGTGGGAGTGGGGGCGCTCATGCCCCCGAATACGGGAAGGACGTGAGGAGCGTTCCACCGCGCCGCAACGTTAAAGCTTAGGTAAAGAAATTTCGGCAAGCCGGGTGCCAGCCATCCGTTCGCACGGTTGTCCACACGTCTCCATGAGACAATCGGGGGATGACGGACCTTCCCCCCTCTCCCGACAGCGGTGAGCTGACCACCTCCCCCACCCCCAGTGCACACGGCGGCTTTGAAACCGAGGGCGGCCCGCAAACCCACAGCGGCTTTGTCGCCATCGTGGGCAAGCCCAATGTGGGCAAGAGCACGCTGCTCAACTCATTTCTCAACACCAAAGT is a genomic window containing:
- a CDS encoding TerC/Alx family metal homeostasis membrane protein; its protein translation is MEQLFPWLFDLWLGKPTWMWAVFAALVAALLAFDLGVLNRRRSGWPQEISVPTSLRLSAFYITVALLFGGWVWATLGAGSGMAYLTGFALEKALALDNIFVISVIFGALAIPRHLQHRVLFWGILGVLVLRGVMIGLGAALVSSFDWVMWVFGAFLLFTGVKLLLNKGEEDHAPDLERHPTVRLVGRVIPISPKLDGERFLARLPDAAGRLRVHATPLLLALLLVETADLVFAVDSIPAIFAITQDPFIVYTSNIFAILGLRALYFALDALLHRFSALKPALALALVFIGAKIFYAQFYGKVPAAVSLSVTLAILGGGVLVSLWKMRGKGAAGLS
- a CDS encoding YIP1 family protein gives rise to the protein MSAPTPTQLQASFADMFGQSLAVLTRPSPATFERFERRGGLQQALTYVLLAAIVSAVVGAVFAPFHPGVTFFGQLISRLILVPLQFAVFTGAVYFVGRSLFRGTGTYPEVAYTFALFFVPLSILGSIIGIIPLLGWLVSFVISLVMIFFGYMAVQSSVNLKDSVSAAVTLVLAGVAQGAVTLILLKLF